A genome region from Geobacter pickeringii includes the following:
- the adeC gene encoding AdeC/AdeK/OprM family multidrug efflux complex outer membrane factor: protein MRRITVPLLALTLFLAGCSTMAPQYSRPASPVPAAWPAGPAYKEGAAKTDKAVADIPWQEFFVDPQLRKLIALALENNRDLRVAALNIERSQAQYQIRRADLLPHLDATADAAFKRTPEGLSATGHAQTTEQYSVGLGVSSYELDLFGRVRSLKDQALEQFLATEQARRGVQISLVSEVAVNYLTLAADRERLKLAKETLTSQQESYRLTRSRFEAGVSSALALSQAQTSVDAARVDIARFTTIVAQDENALSLVVGSPVPAELLPAALSETLTALKDVAPGLPSDVLLRRPDILQAENFLKGANANIGAARAAFFPRITLVSSVGFGSDDLAGLFKGGAFAWSFAPHISLPIFTAGANQANLTVAEVDRDIAVAQYEKAIQTAFREVADALAQRGTIDDQVAAQQSLTDATGESYRLSQARYEKGVDNYLQVLDSQRSLYGSQQNLISVRLSRLANLVTLYKVLGGGSQ, encoded by the coding sequence ATGAGACGCATTACCGTTCCACTGCTGGCGCTGACGCTCTTCCTTGCCGGCTGCAGCACCATGGCGCCACAATACAGCCGGCCCGCCTCTCCCGTTCCGGCCGCCTGGCCCGCCGGCCCGGCCTACAAGGAGGGGGCGGCCAAGACCGACAAGGCGGTGGCCGACATCCCCTGGCAGGAGTTCTTCGTCGACCCGCAGCTGCGCAAGCTGATCGCCCTGGCGTTGGAGAACAACCGCGACCTGCGCGTGGCGGCCCTCAACATCGAGCGCTCCCAGGCCCAGTACCAGATCCGGCGCGCCGATCTTCTCCCCCACCTGGACGCCACCGCCGACGCCGCGTTCAAGCGGACCCCCGAGGGGCTTTCGGCAACGGGCCACGCCCAGACCACCGAGCAGTACAGCGTCGGTCTCGGGGTCAGCTCCTACGAGCTGGATCTCTTCGGCCGGGTGCGGAGCCTCAAGGACCAGGCCCTGGAGCAGTTCCTGGCCACCGAGCAGGCCCGGCGCGGCGTCCAGATCAGCCTCGTTTCGGAGGTTGCCGTCAACTACCTCACCCTGGCCGCCGACCGCGAGCGGCTGAAGCTCGCCAAGGAAACCCTGACGAGCCAGCAGGAGTCCTACCGGCTCACCAGGAGCCGTTTCGAGGCCGGCGTTTCGTCCGCCCTCGCCCTCAGCCAGGCCCAGACCAGCGTCGATGCGGCGCGGGTCGACATCGCCCGGTTCACCACCATCGTGGCCCAGGACGAAAACGCCCTGAGCCTGGTGGTCGGCTCGCCGGTGCCGGCGGAGCTCCTTCCCGCGGCCCTCTCCGAGACCCTCACCGCCCTGAAGGATGTGGCGCCGGGCCTCCCGTCCGACGTCCTGCTGCGCCGTCCCGACATCCTCCAGGCCGAGAATTTCCTGAAGGGGGCCAACGCCAACATCGGCGCGGCCCGGGCGGCGTTCTTCCCACGGATCACCCTGGTTTCCAGTGTCGGCTTCGGCAGCGACGACCTGGCCGGACTCTTCAAGGGGGGAGCCTTCGCCTGGAGCTTCGCGCCGCACATCTCCCTGCCGATCTTCACCGCCGGAGCCAACCAAGCCAACCTGACGGTGGCTGAAGTGGACCGCGACATCGCCGTGGCCCAGTACGAGAAGGCGATCCAGACCGCCTTCCGGGAGGTGGCCGATGCCCTCGCCCAGCGGGGGACCATCGACGACCAGGTGGCGGCCCAGCAGTCCCTCACCGACGCCACCGGGGAGAGCTACCGCCTCTCCCAGGCCCGCTACGAAAAAGGGGTCGACAACTACCTGCAGGTACTGGATTCCCAGCGCTCCCTCTACGGCTCCCAGCAGAACCTGATCTCCGTGCGCCTCTCCCGGCTCGCCAACCTGGTGACGCTGTACAAGGTGCTCGGCGGGGGGAGTCAGTAA
- a CDS encoding multicopper oxidase domain-containing protein — MSMRTFFLRMLQGAAVTAVGATVALAAPTQGGTPNYFGPESNWANSPAPTVNPTTGAVSGGMRKFVDTLPGLGATAANNLGQYIPVAIPDTTTYPGSDYYEIELGQYTEKMHSDLKPTTLRGYRQTNTTDATVSKFHYLGPLIVATKDKPVRIKFTNKLPTGAGGNLFLPVDTTEMGAGMGPLGMNVSQGNPMNYTQNRGTLHLHGGRTPWISDGTPHQWTTPAGENTDYPQGVSVRNVPDMPDPGPGAITFFYSNQQSARLMFYHDHAYGITRLNVYGGEAAGYLVTDAVEQDLIKRGIIPADQIPLIIQDKSFVDPATVLATDPTWPFPVSTTLSNLWYPHVYMPNQNPNDLAGVNPVGRWDYGPWFWPVWPVTNPPITNPVTGMVYPNVPNLSMTMEAFHDTPVVNGTAYPSLTVQPKSYRFRILNAANDRFWNLQLYQASSIVRGIDLKSGGSGYTAAPVVTITPAAGDTTGKGATAQAIVDLTVGSPTYGKVIDVTLVTVGSGYTLPPVVTIAPPTAGTGATATASLYTGTTEVGMIPAIPGTANFPPEWTAQTAGQPGDILDNRMGGVPDPAMIGPTMIQIGTEGGFLPAPVTWPNIPLGYDRDPKSVTVGNVKEHNLFLGPAERADVIVDFSAYAGKTLILYNDSCAACPATDTRLDYYTADPDSTATGGTVSTLAGYGPNTRTIMQIKVATATPAPAFNQTALNAEFASTATKLGVFARSQEPIIVPQAPYNSAYDGNFPAGTTAYARIQNTSLTFQPLNLSTATPGDLVASPLTINFAPKAIAEEFENTYGRMSAFLGVEVPFTNGMNQTTIFYGYIDPATEIVNDTPNLTATPIGSAGDGTQIWKITHNGVDTHPVHFHLFDVQVINRVDWAGVVKPPEPNELGWKETVRMNPLEDIIVALRPTAPKLPFGLPDSVRPLDPTMPIGDPSGFKNVDPRGNPITPPLTNQLTNFGWEYVWHCHILSHEEMDMMRPLQFNVARTLATPPVLTVTGGGPFTLTWTDATPPNLASTLGNPANEIGFRIERANGTTGAFATVRNTLANTTSYVDTTAAPGTLYRYRVAAYNAAGDSVSNIVSAGGLTLPAVPTGLTGAISARTQITLKWRDASTNETSFAVWRRTGNGIATQIGTVTRTATDSTATGGTVTYVDGTPVAGNTYLYYVTAVNSLGASAASNTVTVNFSAPAAPTGLAGSASTIAGSTTLDRVNLAWIDNSNNETMMQVQRSTTSTFTTTVTYSLGANVTTYTQTVARPGTYFYRVRASNPVAASAWTGAIQITAP; from the coding sequence ATGAGCATGCGGACTTTCTTCCTTCGGATGCTTCAGGGCGCGGCCGTGACGGCGGTCGGCGCCACCGTGGCCCTGGCCGCTCCCACCCAGGGGGGTACGCCGAATTACTTCGGGCCTGAATCGAACTGGGCCAACAGTCCGGCCCCGACGGTCAATCCGACCACCGGAGCCGTCTCGGGCGGCATGCGCAAGTTCGTCGACACGCTGCCGGGGCTGGGGGCGACGGCAGCCAACAACCTCGGCCAGTACATCCCGGTGGCCATCCCCGACACCACCACCTATCCCGGCTCCGATTACTACGAAATCGAGCTGGGTCAGTACACCGAAAAGATGCACTCGGACCTCAAGCCCACCACCCTGCGCGGGTATCGGCAGACCAACACGACGGATGCCACCGTCAGCAAATTCCACTATCTGGGCCCTCTCATTGTCGCCACGAAGGACAAGCCGGTGCGCATCAAGTTCACCAACAAGCTTCCCACCGGCGCGGGCGGCAACCTCTTCCTGCCGGTGGACACCACCGAGATGGGCGCCGGCATGGGCCCCCTGGGGATGAACGTCTCCCAGGGCAACCCGATGAACTACACGCAGAACCGCGGCACCCTCCATCTCCATGGCGGGCGGACGCCGTGGATCAGCGACGGGACCCCCCACCAGTGGACGACGCCGGCGGGCGAAAACACCGACTATCCCCAGGGGGTCAGTGTGCGCAACGTCCCCGACATGCCCGATCCGGGCCCGGGCGCCATCACGTTCTTCTATTCCAACCAGCAGAGCGCCCGGCTGATGTTCTACCATGACCACGCCTACGGGATCACGCGCCTGAACGTCTATGGCGGCGAGGCGGCGGGGTACCTGGTGACCGACGCCGTGGAACAGGACCTGATCAAGCGCGGCATCATCCCCGCCGACCAGATTCCCCTCATCATCCAGGACAAGAGCTTCGTGGATCCGGCCACCGTCCTCGCCACCGATCCGACCTGGCCGTTCCCGGTCAGCACCACCCTTTCCAACCTCTGGTATCCCCATGTCTACATGCCGAACCAGAACCCCAACGACCTGGCCGGGGTAAACCCCGTGGGCCGGTGGGACTACGGTCCCTGGTTCTGGCCGGTCTGGCCGGTGACGAATCCACCGATCACGAACCCCGTCACCGGGATGGTCTATCCCAATGTTCCCAACCTCTCCATGACGATGGAAGCCTTCCACGACACCCCAGTCGTCAACGGCACCGCCTACCCCTCCCTCACCGTCCAGCCGAAGTCATACCGGTTCAGGATTCTGAACGCAGCCAACGACCGCTTCTGGAACCTGCAGCTTTACCAGGCCAGTTCCATCGTCAGGGGGATCGATCTGAAGAGCGGCGGCAGCGGCTACACCGCCGCGCCCGTCGTCACCATCACCCCCGCCGCAGGAGATACGACCGGCAAGGGGGCCACGGCCCAGGCGATCGTAGACCTGACCGTCGGGAGTCCGACGTACGGCAAGGTTATTGACGTCACCCTGGTGACCGTCGGCAGCGGCTACACCCTGCCGCCCGTCGTCACCATCGCCCCCCCCACCGCGGGGACGGGGGCAACCGCCACGGCATCGCTCTACACCGGCACCACCGAGGTCGGGATGATCCCCGCCATTCCCGGCACGGCAAACTTCCCGCCGGAGTGGACCGCCCAGACGGCAGGCCAGCCGGGCGATATCCTGGACAACAGAATGGGCGGGGTGCCCGATCCCGCCATGATCGGTCCGACCATGATCCAGATCGGCACCGAAGGGGGCTTCCTCCCGGCGCCGGTGACATGGCCGAACATCCCGCTCGGCTACGACCGGGACCCCAAGAGCGTTACCGTCGGCAACGTGAAGGAGCACAACCTCTTCCTGGGACCGGCAGAGCGGGCGGACGTCATCGTCGACTTCTCCGCCTATGCCGGCAAGACCCTGATCCTCTACAACGACTCGTGCGCGGCGTGTCCGGCCACTGACACCCGCCTCGACTATTACACCGCCGACCCGGATTCCACCGCCACCGGCGGCACCGTCTCCACGCTCGCCGGCTACGGCCCCAACACCCGCACCATCATGCAGATCAAGGTGGCCACCGCGACCCCGGCGCCCGCGTTCAACCAGACGGCGCTCAACGCAGAGTTCGCCTCCACCGCCACGAAGTTGGGGGTCTTTGCCCGGAGCCAGGAGCCGATCATCGTTCCCCAGGCGCCGTACAACAGCGCCTACGACGGCAACTTCCCCGCCGGCACGACAGCCTATGCGCGGATCCAGAACACATCCCTCACCTTCCAGCCCCTGAACCTGAGTACCGCGACCCCGGGCGACCTGGTGGCCTCGCCGCTGACCATCAACTTCGCCCCCAAGGCGATTGCGGAGGAATTCGAGAACACCTACGGCAGGATGAGCGCCTTCCTCGGCGTTGAAGTGCCGTTCACCAACGGCATGAACCAGACAACCATCTTTTACGGGTATATCGACCCGGCCACCGAGATCGTCAACGACACCCCCAATCTCACCGCCACCCCCATCGGAAGCGCCGGCGACGGGACCCAGATCTGGAAGATCACCCACAACGGCGTCGACACCCACCCCGTCCATTTCCACCTGTTCGACGTGCAGGTGATCAACCGGGTAGACTGGGCCGGCGTGGTGAAACCACCGGAGCCCAACGAGCTGGGATGGAAGGAAACCGTCCGGATGAACCCGCTGGAGGATATCATCGTGGCGCTGCGGCCGACGGCTCCCAAGCTCCCCTTCGGCCTCCCCGACAGCGTCCGCCCCCTCGACCCGACGATGCCGATCGGCGACCCGTCGGGCTTCAAGAACGTCGACCCGCGGGGGAACCCGATCACTCCTCCCCTCACCAACCAGTTGACCAACTTCGGCTGGGAGTATGTCTGGCACTGCCACATCCTGAGCCATGAAGAGATGGACATGATGCGCCCGCTCCAATTCAACGTGGCGCGCACCCTCGCCACCCCCCCCGTGCTGACGGTGACGGGAGGGGGACCGTTCACCCTCACCTGGACGGATGCCACTCCGCCGAACCTTGCGTCGACCCTGGGTAACCCCGCCAACGAGATCGGCTTCCGGATCGAGCGGGCAAACGGGACCACCGGCGCGTTTGCGACCGTGAGAAATACCCTGGCCAACACCACCAGCTATGTCGACACAACGGCTGCGCCGGGCACCTTGTACCGCTATCGCGTGGCCGCGTACAACGCCGCCGGCGATTCGGTATCGAACATCGTGTCGGCGGGGGGGCTGACGCTCCCTGCGGTTCCCACCGGGCTGACCGGCGCCATCAGCGCCAGAACGCAGATCACCCTGAAATGGAGAGACGCCTCCACCAACGAGACGAGCTTTGCGGTCTGGCGGCGTACGGGCAACGGCATAGCGACCCAGATCGGAACGGTGACCCGTACGGCCACCGACTCCACGGCAACGGGAGGGACCGTAACCTACGTCGACGGCACGCCTGTCGCCGGCAACACCTACTTGTACTACGTAACGGCAGTGAACTCCCTGGGGGCATCGGCCGCATCCAACACGGTGACCGTCAACTTCTCGGCGCCGGCGGCTCCCACCGGCCTGGCCGGCTCTGCCTCCACCATTGCCGGCAGCACGACACTGGACCGGGTCAACCTCGCCTGGATCGACAACTCCAACAACGAGACCATGATGCAGGTCCAGCGCTCCACCACGTCGACATTCACCACTACCGTCACCTATAGCCTCGGGGCCAACGTGACCACCTATACCCAGACGGTCGCTCGTCCCGGCACCTACTTCTACCGCGTGCGGGCAAGCAACCCCGTGGCCGCTTCGGCATGGACCGGCGCCATACAGATAACGGCACCGTAA
- a CDS encoding efflux RND transporter permease subunit, whose translation MSRFFINRPIFAWVIAIMVMLAGLLAIKTLPVSQYPPIAPPQITINAMYPGASAQTVQDTVTQVVEQKLNGIDNLIYMSSTSDSAGAVAINLTFKAGTDPNIAQVQVQNKLQLATPLLPQIVQKQGIQVVKSTKNFLLIIGLVSEDGSMDRPALTDYMVANVQDVISRTEGVGEVTVFGSQNAMRIWLNPARLNNYHLTTNDVIAAVQAQNAQVSAGQFGGNPAPPGQQLNATITARTLLQTPEQFNAIILKTNPDGSTVRLKDVAECKIGTENYDVEARYKGKPMGGMALRLAAGANALDTANRVKTKMAELSKYFPAGMEVVYPYDTTPFVKISIEEVVQTLIEAVFLVFIIMFLFLQNIRATLIPTIAVPVVLLGTMGVLSAAGFSINTLTMFALVIVIGLLVDDAIVVVENVERIMSEEGLSPHDATVKSMGQITSALWGIATVLSAVFLPMAFFGGSTGVIYRQFSITIISAMILSVLTAQILTPALCSTLLKPVEKGHEACERGWFCGFFRWFNKCFDFCRGKYEGIVGRSFGKPVRYLVVYGAIVAAMAFFFMHLPTAFLPDEDQGFIICQVQLPAGATQERTLKVIEQLEHHFLEKEKKSVETIITVAGFSFAGRGQNMGLAFVRLKDWKLRPTPDLKAPAVAGRAMKAFSQIRDGLAFAFSPPAVVELGQANGFDFQLQDRAGLGHEKLMEARNQLLGMAMKNPKLIAVRPNGQDDSPQFKLDIDDVRAGALGVSLADVNNVLATAWGSSYVNDFIENGRVKKVYLQADPKSRMLPEDINSWYVSNKSGEMVPFSAFATARWQYGSPRLERYNGIPSVEVMGQAAPGISTGEAMAEMEKMAAQLPPGVGYEWTGLSYEEKQAGKQAPALYAISLLVVFLSVAALYESWTIPFVNLLMLPLGLVGAVTAVKLRMLPNDVYLQIGLLTTVGLSTKNAILIIQFIKEQMHQGHELVEATLAAVKIRLRPVIMTSLAFFFGTLPLALTKGAGAAAQNAIGTAVTGGLLSATFIDLIFIPFFFVLVSRIFAKKKSPAPVAAAAGTPEVN comes from the coding sequence ATGTCCCGCTTTTTCATAAACCGACCCATCTTTGCCTGGGTAATCGCCATCATGGTCATGCTGGCCGGCCTCCTGGCGATCAAGACCTTGCCGGTCTCCCAGTATCCTCCCATCGCGCCGCCCCAGATCACCATCAACGCCATGTATCCCGGCGCCTCTGCCCAGACCGTGCAGGATACGGTCACCCAGGTGGTCGAGCAGAAGCTGAACGGGATAGACAACCTGATCTACATGTCCTCCACCAGCGACTCGGCCGGGGCTGTGGCCATCAACCTGACGTTCAAGGCCGGCACCGACCCGAACATCGCCCAGGTGCAGGTGCAGAACAAGCTGCAGCTCGCCACGCCGCTCCTTCCCCAGATCGTGCAGAAGCAGGGGATTCAGGTGGTCAAGTCCACCAAGAACTTCCTCCTGATCATCGGGCTCGTGTCGGAAGACGGCTCCATGGACCGCCCGGCCCTGACCGACTATATGGTTGCCAACGTCCAGGACGTCATCAGCAGAACCGAAGGGGTCGGCGAGGTGACGGTCTTCGGCTCCCAGAACGCCATGCGGATCTGGCTGAACCCGGCCAGGCTGAACAACTACCACCTCACCACCAATGACGTCATCGCGGCGGTGCAGGCCCAGAACGCCCAGGTCTCGGCCGGTCAGTTCGGCGGAAACCCGGCGCCTCCGGGACAGCAGTTGAACGCCACCATCACGGCCCGCACCCTCCTCCAGACCCCGGAACAGTTCAACGCCATCATCCTGAAGACCAACCCTGACGGTTCCACGGTCAGGCTGAAGGATGTGGCCGAGTGTAAGATCGGCACCGAGAATTACGATGTCGAAGCACGGTACAAGGGAAAGCCGATGGGGGGGATGGCGCTGCGGCTGGCCGCCGGCGCCAACGCCCTGGACACCGCCAACCGGGTCAAGACGAAGATGGCGGAGCTGTCGAAATACTTCCCCGCCGGCATGGAGGTGGTCTATCCCTATGACACCACCCCCTTCGTCAAGATTTCCATAGAAGAGGTGGTCCAGACCCTGATCGAGGCGGTCTTCCTCGTCTTCATCATCATGTTCCTCTTCCTGCAGAACATCCGGGCGACCCTGATCCCGACCATCGCCGTCCCGGTCGTTCTGCTCGGCACCATGGGGGTGCTGTCGGCCGCCGGCTTTTCCATCAACACCCTGACCATGTTCGCCCTGGTCATCGTCATCGGCCTCCTGGTGGACGATGCCATCGTGGTGGTCGAGAACGTGGAACGGATCATGTCCGAGGAGGGGCTCTCCCCCCACGACGCCACCGTCAAGTCCATGGGGCAGATCACCAGCGCCCTCTGGGGTATCGCCACCGTCCTCTCGGCGGTCTTCCTCCCCATGGCGTTCTTCGGCGGCTCCACCGGCGTCATCTACCGGCAGTTCTCCATCACCATCATCTCGGCCATGATCCTGTCGGTGCTGACGGCTCAGATCCTGACGCCGGCCCTCTGTTCGACCCTGCTCAAGCCGGTCGAAAAGGGGCATGAGGCGTGCGAGCGCGGCTGGTTCTGCGGCTTCTTCCGCTGGTTCAACAAATGCTTCGACTTCTGTCGGGGGAAATACGAAGGGATCGTCGGCCGTTCGTTCGGCAAGCCGGTGCGCTACCTGGTGGTGTACGGAGCCATTGTGGCGGCCATGGCGTTCTTCTTCATGCACCTCCCGACCGCATTCCTCCCCGACGAGGACCAGGGGTTCATCATCTGCCAGGTCCAGCTCCCTGCCGGGGCTACCCAGGAGCGGACCCTCAAGGTGATCGAGCAGCTTGAGCATCATTTCCTGGAAAAGGAGAAGAAGTCGGTGGAGACGATCATCACCGTCGCCGGCTTCAGCTTCGCCGGCCGGGGCCAGAACATGGGGCTCGCCTTTGTCAGGCTCAAGGACTGGAAGCTGCGCCCCACCCCTGACCTGAAGGCGCCGGCCGTTGCCGGTCGGGCCATGAAGGCCTTCTCGCAGATTCGTGACGGTCTCGCCTTTGCCTTTTCACCACCGGCGGTGGTGGAGCTGGGGCAGGCCAACGGCTTCGACTTCCAGCTGCAGGACCGTGCCGGCCTTGGCCACGAGAAACTGATGGAGGCCCGCAACCAGCTCCTCGGCATGGCCATGAAGAACCCGAAGCTGATCGCGGTGCGTCCCAACGGGCAGGACGATTCGCCCCAGTTCAAGCTCGACATCGACGACGTGCGGGCCGGCGCTCTGGGGGTCTCCCTGGCCGATGTCAACAACGTGCTGGCCACTGCCTGGGGAAGTTCCTACGTCAACGACTTCATCGAGAACGGCCGGGTCAAGAAGGTCTATCTCCAGGCTGACCCCAAGTCCCGGATGCTGCCGGAGGACATCAACAGCTGGTACGTGAGCAACAAGAGCGGCGAGATGGTTCCCTTCTCGGCGTTTGCCACCGCCCGCTGGCAGTACGGCTCTCCCCGTCTCGAACGTTACAACGGTATTCCGTCGGTGGAGGTCATGGGTCAGGCGGCCCCTGGCATCAGCACCGGCGAGGCGATGGCGGAGATGGAGAAAATGGCGGCCCAACTGCCGCCGGGGGTCGGTTACGAGTGGACCGGACTCTCCTATGAGGAAAAGCAGGCGGGCAAGCAGGCGCCGGCCCTCTACGCCATCTCGCTCCTGGTAGTGTTCCTCAGCGTGGCGGCCCTCTACGAGAGCTGGACCATCCCCTTCGTCAACCTCCTGATGCTCCCGCTGGGGCTCGTGGGGGCGGTGACGGCGGTCAAGCTGCGGATGCTCCCCAACGACGTCTATCTCCAGATAGGGCTCCTCACCACCGTGGGCCTGTCGACAAAGAACGCCATCCTGATCATCCAGTTCATCAAGGAGCAGATGCACCAGGGGCATGAGCTGGTGGAGGCGACCCTGGCGGCGGTGAAGATCCGGCTCCGTCCGGTCATCATGACCTCCCTCGCCTTCTTCTTCGGCACCCTGCCGCTGGCCCTCACCAAGGGGGCCGGCGCCGCGGCCCAGAACGCCATCGGCACCGCCGTCACCGGCGGATTGCTCTCGGCAACGTTCATCGACCTGATCTTCATCCCGTTCTTCTTCGTCCTGGTATCCCGCATCTTTGCGAAGAAGAAGTCTCCCGCACCGGTTGCCGCTGCCGCCGGCACCCCGGAGGTGAACTGA
- a CDS encoding methylated-DNA--[protein]-cysteine S-methyltransferase yields the protein METTLERLARDYGRIEEAIRFLEANFRHQPGLEEIADHVHLSPFHFQRCFRRWAGVTPKQFLQYLTIGYAKELLRQSRSLLDASLGCGLSGPGRLHDLFVTLDALTPGEYKTLGAGLTIRYGFHPTPFGTCLIALTERGICTLRFVADDEREQALEEVRHEWACSRFEEDREATERVVAQIFGTDATEGGEPLRLLVKGTNFQVKVWEALLRIPAGRVVSYGELARRIGAPSASRAVGSAVGDNPVGFLIPCHRVIRETGVIGGYRWGTARKRAILAWETARRQEAE from the coding sequence ATGGAAACGACACTCGAACGGCTCGCCCGGGATTATGGCCGCATCGAAGAGGCAATCCGCTTCCTGGAAGCAAACTTCCGGCACCAGCCGGGGCTGGAGGAGATCGCCGACCACGTGCACCTGAGCCCCTTTCATTTCCAGCGCTGCTTCCGCCGCTGGGCCGGGGTGACGCCGAAGCAGTTCCTCCAGTATCTCACCATCGGCTACGCCAAGGAGCTGCTGCGGCAGTCGCGGAGCCTCCTCGACGCCTCCCTCGGCTGCGGCCTCTCGGGCCCCGGCCGGCTCCACGACCTCTTCGTCACCCTCGACGCCCTCACCCCCGGCGAGTACAAGACGCTGGGAGCGGGACTCACCATCCGCTACGGCTTCCACCCCACCCCCTTCGGCACCTGCCTCATCGCCCTGACGGAGCGCGGCATCTGCACCCTCCGCTTCGTAGCGGACGACGAGCGGGAGCAGGCGCTGGAAGAGGTGCGGCACGAGTGGGCGTGCTCGCGGTTCGAGGAGGACCGGGAGGCGACGGAGAGAGTCGTGGCACAGATATTCGGAACGGACGCCACGGAAGGGGGAGAGCCGCTTCGCCTCCTCGTGAAGGGGACCAATTTCCAGGTGAAGGTGTGGGAAGCGCTGCTGCGGATTCCGGCGGGGCGCGTGGTGAGTTACGGAGAGCTGGCCCGCAGGATCGGGGCGCCGTCGGCGTCGCGGGCCGTGGGGAGCGCCGTGGGGGACAACCCGGTAGGATTTCTCATCCCCTGCCATCGGGTCATCCGGGAGACCGGAGTCATCGGCGGCTATCGGTGGGGAACGGCGCGCAAGCGGGCGATTCTTGCCTGGGAGACGGCCCGGCGGCAGGAGGCGGAGTAA